The Bombus fervidus isolate BK054 chromosome 6, iyBomFerv1, whole genome shotgun sequence genome contains a region encoding:
- the Patronin gene encoding calmodulin-regulated spectrin-associated protein patronin isoform X6: MWSAITRLFVKGKTEESAPRTKDRTCDGVPDTVVHVFDAMDRNAGDDRRKGPAGEQHHDGAETEHFSDAYDSRQAKQRASVKWLLSKAYNNRVPENLRDPYYIDNENQEHLKPQIVHALSNAELYCLALANIYSDPNYHNQNHCGILQALARKGVYLAEPNNTQLTETILIQNSPLKMSAHMAVIEGLMVLYAKEVVTGDRVVSAIRRFDPQAEVDVPADHEKGLLLWISHASNALIAKIQADEGAGDKTRLPELPAAKDFQSLCDGVGLAAVVAFYCPGELNWMDIRVSKRPSVADALHNLSLVHAFCNRCLPYSIFHMLPEDVTYMRGCMKQNLVVFLADMYNVLEIHPAKCVRYPGEERAMQFLDACPRNSHGVAHKRSLPQSIAPIPDLRSNLSVSAPGFTVAKAPSSSSVKKSQSLQQTAENYSHDDRRAGSEESFVVHRGKGIPTLSSVADEKSITRVDAAGRPSNWEEQRRSSYAGRRSRRNSVSDDSQLTIENFGGSQDNLHNFGRNPDKEVGAHIGKRSTTEPTLPARSSVQDVYGSGVQHILSDNGYDKEEPPRLRRQTSNSSLDNVALKQILHSSENVNSDGDTSKLASFANLSRQSSEKGINLTYTEQERDDSKSNLSNKKLGQTNGNRNGEKKTTFATLPNTTTWQQQSNQQSQQMEQHSVDENGGNTIMASQLNNIRLKLEEKRRHIENEKRRMEVVMSKQRQKVGKAAFLQAVTKGKVKSPSSSTSGGDSPAEIGPPTPVTSGSSGETPTSVSETTPVTQQPSQEKPQRPFSLKEISEDVRDVEHKWLEHDGNAPFIETRRTPDIENMDLEQYHQSISQMNNSLSEIQADIQRLANQQNQIQQQHLMTQHQQQIQQQFQQLQSLSQQHMQNFGMAPINPLTSKLQDTQQSQFYLHDQPQLQRRMWGQPPPTQSLANEMAAVGYQQSMDPRYNTQPTPYQQDMRLYQDTRNWGTHPPQQKGFVLHDTPQEPRYLNGGDHSLCNNQMSHPGPTYPSSTSIFNQTPPSSASPQHRNAVHRISQLMSESPEPKRPTVHHIPIKCESPTEKRQIAAMHAPVPAPPVDDMKPQNISFIGNDDELTQGIRGLNITSGSRTYRIPSPTRPSISRNSFQPHPSLREATPSPSGTPEVTPLDPTDAGEKGFYICFDNDAPKKPKPTLRVKRTSPKKERGVSSYVDSEDFTMRPDSPSAIVMDRQKQLEIQRDSDREKQRQIDERDFQRQEIRDREIQREGEREKQRERHEMSGESRQSGVGLIIGNQLANPDPNSLDEMERKKERIMLLSLQRRQQQEEMKERKEVEAQARREQEKLKAEERARKKEEERQRRAAILEQHKVKKAIEEAEREGKVIDKELLNTIKPTKLRNKTATTRPRPKTIHVDAGTELDSGALTPSRGKKGSSSNLSTASLTSPTMRRDYYRGSQDSLTAAHFDERRSGPLYRGGSLRVSSVDSPDDGRGSSPCRSMNQLGRRGSYKTSRDVQEPQQQVRGRPKYPSYQNFKGRKSNSLMNLCGSSSDQDGMMCRYTDTDSGLGRATPPRRAPSPGMGSMRHLPSPSGPGSLPPGLMTKRRVFDDGSSDISSTPSSMMDYNGPRLYKQPTTKSNRGIMLNAVEYCVFPGTVNKEAKRRVLDEIARSESKHFLILFRDAGCQFRALYSYCPDREEVSKLYGTGPKQVMDKMFDKFFKYNSGAKCFSQVHTKHLTVTIDAFTIHNSLWQGKKVNLPNKKDMPLVI, from the exons GCCAAACAACGTGCCTCCGTAAAATGGCTCTTGTCGAAGGCGTACAACAACCGAGTGCCAGAAAACCTTCGTGATCCGTATTATATCGATAATGAG AACCAAGAACACCTGAAGCCGCAGATCGTCCACGCACTTTCCAATGCGGAACTATACTGTTTGGCGCTGGCGAACATCTATTCGGATCCAAATTATCACAATCAGAATCATTGCGGTATTCTCCAAGCCCTGGCTAGAAAGGGTGTTTACCTCGCGGAGCCAAACAATACTCAACTCACCGAAACGATCCTCATTCAAAATTCACCACTCAAGATG TCCGCGCATATGGCTGTGATAGAGGGCCTGATGGTCTTGTACGCGAAGGAAGTAGTGACTGGAGATCGAGTAGTTTCGGCGATCCGGCGGTTCGACCCTCAGGCGGAGGTGGATGTGCCAGCGGACCACGAGAAAGGACTTCTTCTCTGGATCAGCCACGCGTCAAATGCGTTGATTGCCAAGATCCAGGCGGACGAAGGTGCCGGTGATAAAACGCGACTGCCAGAACTACCAGCTGCCAAGGACTTCCAATCGTTATGCGATGGTGTCGGCCTTGCCGCCGTTGTGGCCTTCTACTGCCCCGGCGAGCTCAATTGGATGGACATCAGGGTGTCGAAGAGACCGTCGGTCGCGGACGCGCTGCACAACTTGTCGCTGGTCCACGCGTTTTGTAACCGATGCTTACCCTATTCCATTTTTCATATGCTACCTGAAGACGTGACGTATATGAGGGG GTGCATGAAGCAAAATTTAGTCGTTTTCTTGGCGGACATGTACAACGTATTGGAAATTCATCCGGCGAAATGTGTACGTTATCCAGGCGAGGAAAGGGCGATGCAGTTCTTAGATG CCTGCCCGCGCAATAGTCATGGCGTAGCTCATAAAAGAAGTCTGCCACAGTCTATAGCTCCGATACCTGATCTGAGAAGCAACCTCTCCGTATCCGCGCCAGGCTTCACAG TTGCAAAAGCACCGTCATCCTCCTCTGTCAAGAAGTCACAATCACTGCAACAAACTGCCGAAAATTATTCTCACGACGACAG ACGAGCAGGGAGCGAAGAAAGTTTCGTAGTCCACCGTGGCAAAGGCATCCCTACGTTAAGTTCCGTAGCAGACGAGAAATCTATAACTAGAGTAGATGCCGCTGGACGGCCAAGCAATTGGGAAGAACAGAGGAGAAGCTCGTATGCTGGCCGACGATCTAGGCGTAACAGTGTTTCGGATGATTCTCAGCTGACCATTGAGAACTTTGGTGGATCTCAG GATAATTTACACAACTTCGGCAGAAATCCAGACAAGGAGGTCGGCGCGCACATTGGCAAACGGAGCACCACAGAGCCAACACTACCAGCAAGATCTAGCGTTCAGGATGTGTACGGTAGCGGAGTGCAGCATATTTTATCAGATAACGGATACGATAAGGAAGAACCGCCGAGATTAAGAAGGCAGACCTCGAATTCTAGCTTGGACAACGTCGCGCTCAAGCAAATTTTACATTCCAGCGAGAACGTTAATTCGGACGGGGATACGTCCAAGTTAGCCAGCTTCGCGAATTTAAGCAGGCAAAGCTCTGAGAAAGGGATCAACTTGACCTACACGGAACAAGAACGCGACGACAGCAAGTCGAATCTGTCGAATAAGAAACTTGGTCAGACCAATGGTAATAGGAATGGTGAGAAGAAAACGACGTTCGCCACGTTACCGAATACGACCACGTGGCAGCAACAGAGCAACCAGCAGTCTCAACAGATGGAACAACATTCTGTtg ACGAGAATGGAGGTAACACGATTATGGCCTCACAACTGAATAATATTAGATTGAAGTTGGAGGAGAAgcgacgtcacatagaaaacGAGAAGAGGAGGATGGAAGTCGTGATGTCGAAACAACGGCAGAAAGTGGGCAAAGCTGCGTTCCTGCAAGCTGTCACGAAG GGTAAGGTTAAATCTCCCTCTTCATCAACGTCTGGGGGGGACAGTCCGGCTGAAATTGGTCCCCCCACTCCTGTAACCTCCGGATCTTCGGGGGAGACCCCGACAAGTGTTTCCGAGACGACCCCCGTAACCCAACAACCCTCTCAAGAAAAACCACAGAGACCCTTCTCGCTCAAG GAAATTAGTGAGGATGTTCGAGATGTTGAACATAAATGGTTAGAGCATGACGGTAATGCCCCATTTATTGAAACAAGACGCACTCCAGATATTGAGAACATGGATCTTGAGCAATATCATCAATCTATATCACA GATGAATAACAGCCTTAGTGAAATACAAGCTGATATACAACGTTTAGCAAATCAGCAAAATCAAATACAGCAGCAGCATTTAATGACACAGCATCAACAGCAAATACAGCAACAGTTTCAACAGTTGCAAAGTCTTAGTCAACAACATATGCAA AATTTTGGAATGGCGCCTATAAATCCATTAACATCCAAATTACAAGATACTCAACAATCTCAGTTCTATCTACATGATCAACCCCAATTGCAAAGACGAATGTGGGGCCAACCACCTCCAACTCAAAGCTTAGCAAATGAAATGGCTGCTGTGGGCTATCAACAGTCAATGGATCCACGATATAATACTCAACCAACAC CTTATCAACAAGATATGCGCTTATATCAAGATACACGAAATTGGGGAACGCATCCACCTCAACAGAAAGGATTTGTTCTACACGATACTCCTCAAGAACCGAGGTACCTTAATGGTGGAGATCATAGTCTTTGTAATAATCAAATGAGTCATCCTGGTCCTACATATCCGTCATCTACATCTATCTTTAATCAAACACCACCATCTTCTGCTAGTCCACAACATCGCAATGCT GTTCATCGAATAAGTCAGTTAATGAGCGAAAGTCCTGAACCAAAAAGGCCAACTGTACATCATATACCGATTAAGTGTGAAAGCCCTACCGAAAAAAGACAAATTGCTGCAATGCATGCACCTGTTCCAGCTCCACCTGTTGATGATATGAAGCCTCagaatatatcatttattg GAAATGATGATGAGCTTACACAAGGTATAAGAGGTTTAAACATCACGTCCGGCAGCcgtacatatagaattccatcACCAACTAGACCTTCAATATCACGTAATTCATTTCAACCTCACCCATCATTAAGAGAAGCCACACCATCTCCATCAGGTACACCAGAGGTAACACCTTTAGATCCAACGGATGCTGGTGAAAAAGGATTTTATATCTGCTTTGATAATGACGCGCCGAAGAAACCAAAACCAACCCTTAGAGTGAAAAGGACATCCCCTAAAAAG gaAAGAGGCGTGTCTTCATACGTTGACAGTGAAGATTTTACGATGCGTCCTGACTCTCCTTCTGCGATTGTTATGGATAGGCAGAAACAGCTGGAAATTCAACGTGATTCTGATCGAGAAAAGCAGCGTCAGATAGACGAGAGAGACTTCCAACGGCAAGAAATTAGAGATAGAGAAATacaaagagaaggagaaagagaaaagcaaAGAGAACGACACGAGATGAGTGGAGAGAGTCGACAATCTGGAGTTGGTTTAATAATTGGAAATCAATTAGCAAATCCTGATCCA AATTCTCTTGATGAAATGGAACGGAAAAAAGAACGTATAATGCTCTTATCATTACAAAGAAGACAGCAACAAGAGGAgatgaaagagagaaaagaggtaGAAGCGCAAGCTCGTCGAGAACAAGAGAAATTGAAAGCAGAAGAAAGAGCTCgtaaaaaggaagaggaaaggCAACGAAGGGCAGCTATTTTAGAACAACATAAAGTAAAGAAAGCAATAGAAGAGGCAGAAAGAGAA GGCAAGGTTATCGATAAAGAACTTCTTAATACAATAAAACCAACGAAATTGCGTAACAAGACTGCAACAACTCGACCTCGACCCAAAACAATTCATGTGGATGCTGGTACGGAGTTGGATTCTGGAGCTCTTACGCCGAGCCGTGGAAAGAAGGGTTCTTCTTCTAATCTAAGTACAG CGTCGCTGACTTCTCCGACGATGAGGCGAGATTACTACCGAGGCTCGCAGGACAGTCTCACTGCTGCCCATTTCGATGAACGACGTTCCGGCCCTCTTTATCGGGGCGGCAGTCTCAGGG TATCTTCCGTAGATTCACCCGATGACGGTAGAGGTTCCTCCCCTTGTCGAAGTATGAATCAACTTGGTCGACGTGGTTCCTACAAAACATCTAGAG ATGTGCAGGAGCCTCAGCAACAGGTTAGAGGCAGGCCTAAATACCCGAGTTACCAAAACTTTAAGGGGAGAAAGTCTAATTCCTTGATGAATTTGTGTG GTTCGAGTAGTGATCAAGACGGTATGATGTGTCGATACACAGATACGGACAGCGGACTGGGCAGAGCTACACCTCCTAGGAGAGCACCGAGTCCGGGTATGGGTAGCATGAGGCATCTTCCGTCACCATCAGGACCAGGTTCTTTACCTCCCGGTTTGATGACCAAGAGACGCGTGTTCGATGATGGTAGCAGCGATATCAGTAGTACACCAAGTTCGATGATGGACTATAATG GTCCGAGATTGTATAAACAACCAACCACCAAGTCAAATCGTGGCATTATGCTAAACGCTGTGGAGTATTGTGTATTTCCGGGAACGGTAAATAAGGAAGCAAAGAGAAGAGTTTTGGACGAAATTGCAAGATCAGAAAGCAAGCATTTTCTTATCTTATTTCGAGATGCTGGCTGCCAATTCCGGGCTCTCTACTCATACTGCCCAGATAGAGAAGAAGTTTCAAAGTTATATGGTACCGGACCGAAACAAGTCATGGATAAAATGttcgacaaatttttcaa ATACAATTCAGGAGCAAAATGCTTTTCTCAAGTACATACAAAGCATCTGACTGTTACCATAGATGCCTTTACGATACACAACAGCCTTTGGCAAGGTAAAAAGGTGAATTTGCCGAACAAGAAAGACATGCCTCTcgtcatatag
- the Patronin gene encoding calmodulin-regulated spectrin-associated protein patronin isoform X27 has translation MWSAITRLFVKGKTEESAPRTKDRTCDGVPDTVVHVFDAMDRNAGDDRRKGPAGEQHHDGAETEHFSDAYDSRQAKQRASVKWLLSKAYNNRVPENLRDPYYIDNENQEHLKPQIVHALSNAELYCLALANIYSDPNYHNQNHCGILQALARKGVYLAEPNNTQLTETILIQNSPLKMSAHMAVIEGLMVLYAKEVVTGDRVVSAIRRFDPQAEVDVPADHEKGLLLWISHASNALIAKIQADEGAGDKTRLPELPAAKDFQSLCDGVGLAAVVAFYCPGELNWMDIRVSKRPSVADALHNLSLVHAFCNRCLPYSIFHMLPEDVTYMRGCMKQNLVVFLADMYNVLEIHPAKCVRYPGEERAMQFLDACPRNSHGVAHKRSLPQSIAPIPDLRSNLSVSAPGFTVAKAPSSSSVKKSQSLQQTAENYSHDDRRAGSEESFVVHRGKGIPTLSSVADEKSITRVDAAGRPSNWEEQRRSSYAGRRSRRNSVSDDSQLTIENFGGSQDNLHNFGRNPDKEVGAHIGKRSTTEPTLPARSSVQDVYGSGVQHILSDNGYDKEEPPRLRRQTSNSSLDNVALKQILHSSENVNSDGDTSKLASFANLSRQSSEKGINLTYTEQERDDSKSNLSNKKLGQTNGNRNGEKKTTFATLPNTTTWQQQSNQQSQQMEQHSVADENGGNTIMASQLNNIRLKLEEKRRHIENEKRRMEVVMSKQRQKVGKAAFLQAVTKLYLVGKVKSPSSSTSGGDSPAEIGPPTPVTSGSSGETPTSVSETTPVTQQPSQEKPQRPFSLKEISEDVRDVEHKWLEHDGNAPFIETRRTPDIENMDLEQYHQSISQIYTPFRRMNNSLSEIQADIQRLANQQNQIQQQHLMTQHQQQIQQQFQQLQSLSQQHMQNFGMAPINPLTSKLQDTQQSQFYLHDQPQLQRRMWGQPPPTQSLANEMAAVGYQQSMDPRYNTQPTPYQQDMRLYQDTRNWGTHPPQQKGFVLHDTPQEPRYLNGGDHSLCNNQMSHPGPTYPSSTSIFNQTPPSSASPQHRNAVHRISQLMSESPEPKRPTVHHIPIKCESPTEKRQIAAMHAPVPAPPVDDMKPQNISFIGNDDELTQGIRGLNITSGSRTYRIPSPTRPSISRNSFQPHPSLREATPSPSGTPEVTPLDPTDAGEKGFYICFDNDAPKKPKPTLRVKRTSPKKERGVSSYVDSEDFTMRPDSPSAIVMDRQKQLEIQRDSDREKQRQIDERDFQRQEIRDREIQREGEREKQRERHEMSGESRQSGVGLIIGNQLANPDPNSLDEMERKKERIMLLSLQRRQQQEEMKERKEVEAQARREQEKLKAEERARKKEEERQRRAAILEQHKVKKAIEEAEREGKVIDKELLNTIKPTKLRNKTATTRPRPKTIHVDAGTELDSGALTPSRGKKGSSSNLSTGSSSDQDGMMCRYTDTDSGLGRATPPRRAPSPGMGSMRHLPSPSGPGSLPPGLMTKRRVFDDGSSDISSTPSSMMDYNGPRLYKQPTTKSNRGIMLNAVEYCVFPGTVNKEAKRRVLDEIARSESKHFLILFRDAGCQFRALYSYCPDREEVSKLYGTGPKQVMDKMFDKFFKYNSGAKCFSQVHTKHLTVTIDAFTIHNSLWQGKKVNLPNKKDMPLVI, from the exons GCCAAACAACGTGCCTCCGTAAAATGGCTCTTGTCGAAGGCGTACAACAACCGAGTGCCAGAAAACCTTCGTGATCCGTATTATATCGATAATGAG AACCAAGAACACCTGAAGCCGCAGATCGTCCACGCACTTTCCAATGCGGAACTATACTGTTTGGCGCTGGCGAACATCTATTCGGATCCAAATTATCACAATCAGAATCATTGCGGTATTCTCCAAGCCCTGGCTAGAAAGGGTGTTTACCTCGCGGAGCCAAACAATACTCAACTCACCGAAACGATCCTCATTCAAAATTCACCACTCAAGATG TCCGCGCATATGGCTGTGATAGAGGGCCTGATGGTCTTGTACGCGAAGGAAGTAGTGACTGGAGATCGAGTAGTTTCGGCGATCCGGCGGTTCGACCCTCAGGCGGAGGTGGATGTGCCAGCGGACCACGAGAAAGGACTTCTTCTCTGGATCAGCCACGCGTCAAATGCGTTGATTGCCAAGATCCAGGCGGACGAAGGTGCCGGTGATAAAACGCGACTGCCAGAACTACCAGCTGCCAAGGACTTCCAATCGTTATGCGATGGTGTCGGCCTTGCCGCCGTTGTGGCCTTCTACTGCCCCGGCGAGCTCAATTGGATGGACATCAGGGTGTCGAAGAGACCGTCGGTCGCGGACGCGCTGCACAACTTGTCGCTGGTCCACGCGTTTTGTAACCGATGCTTACCCTATTCCATTTTTCATATGCTACCTGAAGACGTGACGTATATGAGGGG GTGCATGAAGCAAAATTTAGTCGTTTTCTTGGCGGACATGTACAACGTATTGGAAATTCATCCGGCGAAATGTGTACGTTATCCAGGCGAGGAAAGGGCGATGCAGTTCTTAGATG CCTGCCCGCGCAATAGTCATGGCGTAGCTCATAAAAGAAGTCTGCCACAGTCTATAGCTCCGATACCTGATCTGAGAAGCAACCTCTCCGTATCCGCGCCAGGCTTCACAG TTGCAAAAGCACCGTCATCCTCCTCTGTCAAGAAGTCACAATCACTGCAACAAACTGCCGAAAATTATTCTCACGACGACAG ACGAGCAGGGAGCGAAGAAAGTTTCGTAGTCCACCGTGGCAAAGGCATCCCTACGTTAAGTTCCGTAGCAGACGAGAAATCTATAACTAGAGTAGATGCCGCTGGACGGCCAAGCAATTGGGAAGAACAGAGGAGAAGCTCGTATGCTGGCCGACGATCTAGGCGTAACAGTGTTTCGGATGATTCTCAGCTGACCATTGAGAACTTTGGTGGATCTCAG GATAATTTACACAACTTCGGCAGAAATCCAGACAAGGAGGTCGGCGCGCACATTGGCAAACGGAGCACCACAGAGCCAACACTACCAGCAAGATCTAGCGTTCAGGATGTGTACGGTAGCGGAGTGCAGCATATTTTATCAGATAACGGATACGATAAGGAAGAACCGCCGAGATTAAGAAGGCAGACCTCGAATTCTAGCTTGGACAACGTCGCGCTCAAGCAAATTTTACATTCCAGCGAGAACGTTAATTCGGACGGGGATACGTCCAAGTTAGCCAGCTTCGCGAATTTAAGCAGGCAAAGCTCTGAGAAAGGGATCAACTTGACCTACACGGAACAAGAACGCGACGACAGCAAGTCGAATCTGTCGAATAAGAAACTTGGTCAGACCAATGGTAATAGGAATGGTGAGAAGAAAACGACGTTCGCCACGTTACCGAATACGACCACGTGGCAGCAACAGAGCAACCAGCAGTCTCAACAGATGGAACAACATTCTGTtg CAGACGAGAATGGAGGTAACACGATTATGGCCTCACAACTGAATAATATTAGATTGAAGTTGGAGGAGAAgcgacgtcacatagaaaacGAGAAGAGGAGGATGGAAGTCGTGATGTCGAAACAACGGCAGAAAGTGGGCAAAGCTGCGTTCCTGCAAGCTGTCACGAAG CTGTACTTGGTG GGTAAGGTTAAATCTCCCTCTTCATCAACGTCTGGGGGGGACAGTCCGGCTGAAATTGGTCCCCCCACTCCTGTAACCTCCGGATCTTCGGGGGAGACCCCGACAAGTGTTTCCGAGACGACCCCCGTAACCCAACAACCCTCTCAAGAAAAACCACAGAGACCCTTCTCGCTCAAG GAAATTAGTGAGGATGTTCGAGATGTTGAACATAAATGGTTAGAGCATGACGGTAATGCCCCATTTATTGAAACAAGACGCACTCCAGATATTGAGAACATGGATCTTGAGCAATATCATCAATCTATATCACA aatatatacacCTTTTCGCAGGATGAATAACAGCCTTAGTGAAATACAAGCTGATATACAACGTTTAGCAAATCAGCAAAATCAAATACAGCAGCAGCATTTAATGACACAGCATCAACAGCAAATACAGCAACAGTTTCAACAGTTGCAAAGTCTTAGTCAACAACATATGCAA AATTTTGGAATGGCGCCTATAAATCCATTAACATCCAAATTACAAGATACTCAACAATCTCAGTTCTATCTACATGATCAACCCCAATTGCAAAGACGAATGTGGGGCCAACCACCTCCAACTCAAAGCTTAGCAAATGAAATGGCTGCTGTGGGCTATCAACAGTCAATGGATCCACGATATAATACTCAACCAACAC CTTATCAACAAGATATGCGCTTATATCAAGATACACGAAATTGGGGAACGCATCCACCTCAACAGAAAGGATTTGTTCTACACGATACTCCTCAAGAACCGAGGTACCTTAATGGTGGAGATCATAGTCTTTGTAATAATCAAATGAGTCATCCTGGTCCTACATATCCGTCATCTACATCTATCTTTAATCAAACACCACCATCTTCTGCTAGTCCACAACATCGCAATGCT GTTCATCGAATAAGTCAGTTAATGAGCGAAAGTCCTGAACCAAAAAGGCCAACTGTACATCATATACCGATTAAGTGTGAAAGCCCTACCGAAAAAAGACAAATTGCTGCAATGCATGCACCTGTTCCAGCTCCACCTGTTGATGATATGAAGCCTCagaatatatcatttattg GAAATGATGATGAGCTTACACAAGGTATAAGAGGTTTAAACATCACGTCCGGCAGCcgtacatatagaattccatcACCAACTAGACCTTCAATATCACGTAATTCATTTCAACCTCACCCATCATTAAGAGAAGCCACACCATCTCCATCAGGTACACCAGAGGTAACACCTTTAGATCCAACGGATGCTGGTGAAAAAGGATTTTATATCTGCTTTGATAATGACGCGCCGAAGAAACCAAAACCAACCCTTAGAGTGAAAAGGACATCCCCTAAAAAG gaAAGAGGCGTGTCTTCATACGTTGACAGTGAAGATTTTACGATGCGTCCTGACTCTCCTTCTGCGATTGTTATGGATAGGCAGAAACAGCTGGAAATTCAACGTGATTCTGATCGAGAAAAGCAGCGTCAGATAGACGAGAGAGACTTCCAACGGCAAGAAATTAGAGATAGAGAAATacaaagagaaggagaaagagaaaagcaaAGAGAACGACACGAGATGAGTGGAGAGAGTCGACAATCTGGAGTTGGTTTAATAATTGGAAATCAATTAGCAAATCCTGATCCA AATTCTCTTGATGAAATGGAACGGAAAAAAGAACGTATAATGCTCTTATCATTACAAAGAAGACAGCAACAAGAGGAgatgaaagagagaaaagaggtaGAAGCGCAAGCTCGTCGAGAACAAGAGAAATTGAAAGCAGAAGAAAGAGCTCgtaaaaaggaagaggaaaggCAACGAAGGGCAGCTATTTTAGAACAACATAAAGTAAAGAAAGCAATAGAAGAGGCAGAAAGAGAA GGCAAGGTTATCGATAAAGAACTTCTTAATACAATAAAACCAACGAAATTGCGTAACAAGACTGCAACAACTCGACCTCGACCCAAAACAATTCATGTGGATGCTGGTACGGAGTTGGATTCTGGAGCTCTTACGCCGAGCCGTGGAAAGAAGGGTTCTTCTTCTAATCTAAGTACAG GTTCGAGTAGTGATCAAGACGGTATGATGTGTCGATACACAGATACGGACAGCGGACTGGGCAGAGCTACACCTCCTAGGAGAGCACCGAGTCCGGGTATGGGTAGCATGAGGCATCTTCCGTCACCATCAGGACCAGGTTCTTTACCTCCCGGTTTGATGACCAAGAGACGCGTGTTCGATGATGGTAGCAGCGATATCAGTAGTACACCAAGTTCGATGATGGACTATAATG GTCCGAGATTGTATAAACAACCAACCACCAAGTCAAATCGTGGCATTATGCTAAACGCTGTGGAGTATTGTGTATTTCCGGGAACGGTAAATAAGGAAGCAAAGAGAAGAGTTTTGGACGAAATTGCAAGATCAGAAAGCAAGCATTTTCTTATCTTATTTCGAGATGCTGGCTGCCAATTCCGGGCTCTCTACTCATACTGCCCAGATAGAGAAGAAGTTTCAAAGTTATATGGTACCGGACCGAAACAAGTCATGGATAAAATGttcgacaaatttttcaa ATACAATTCAGGAGCAAAATGCTTTTCTCAAGTACATACAAAGCATCTGACTGTTACCATAGATGCCTTTACGATACACAACAGCCTTTGGCAAGGTAAAAAGGTGAATTTGCCGAACAAGAAAGACATGCCTCTcgtcatatag